One genomic segment of Halomarina pelagica includes these proteins:
- a CDS encoding mandelate racemase/muconate lactonizing enzyme family protein, whose amino-acid sequence MTEVTVDAVEAVGVRAPVDEPFGYSQAWVRERTATLVRVEASDGTVGWGECWGPVEGTVETVESVLAPHVVGENPLDVERLYDRLYDVGRATYQTIVPLPAISGVDVALWDLAGKLQGVSTATLLGGRRRESVRPYVTGHYFKPVDGIERQYDRIVAEARANADELGAVKLKVGLELLGYGPEEDVELVRRVREAVGPETTVMVDANYAYDRRDARRVGRELESLDVEWFEEPVRPEDVEGYAHLRETLDVPVAGGECHAPFEFDRLFEAHAVDVAQPDVCIVGGLTPARRIARRARDRGVPLVPHVWGTAVCLGASLQLIATLDGRPWLEFDRSSNPLRSALAVEPFAAEDGRVSIPDAPGLGVELDAEALARYRA is encoded by the coding sequence ATGACCGAGGTGACGGTGGACGCGGTGGAGGCCGTCGGCGTGCGCGCTCCGGTCGACGAGCCGTTCGGCTACTCGCAGGCGTGGGTCCGGGAGCGGACGGCGACGCTCGTCCGCGTCGAGGCGAGCGACGGTACCGTCGGGTGGGGCGAGTGCTGGGGGCCCGTCGAGGGGACGGTCGAGACCGTCGAGTCCGTGCTCGCCCCGCACGTCGTCGGCGAGAACCCCCTCGACGTCGAACGCCTCTACGACCGCCTCTACGACGTGGGGCGGGCGACGTACCAGACGATCGTGCCGTTGCCGGCGATAAGTGGCGTCGACGTCGCGCTGTGGGACCTCGCGGGCAAACTACAGGGCGTGTCGACGGCGACGCTGCTCGGCGGACGACGGCGCGAGTCGGTCCGCCCCTACGTCACGGGCCACTACTTCAAGCCCGTCGACGGGATCGAGAGGCAGTACGATCGCATCGTCGCGGAGGCGCGGGCCAACGCCGACGAACTCGGTGCCGTCAAACTGAAGGTGGGGCTGGAACTGCTCGGCTACGGTCCCGAGGAGGACGTCGAACTCGTCCGCCGCGTCCGCGAGGCCGTCGGTCCGGAGACGACGGTGATGGTCGACGCCAACTACGCCTACGACCGGCGGGACGCCCGCCGCGTGGGCCGCGAACTCGAGTCGCTCGACGTGGAGTGGTTCGAGGAGCCCGTCCGGCCGGAGGACGTCGAGGGGTACGCCCATCTGCGAGAGACGCTCGACGTTCCCGTCGCGGGGGGAGAGTGCCACGCGCCGTTCGAGTTCGACCGCCTGTTCGAGGCGCACGCCGTCGACGTCGCCCAGCCCGACGTCTGCATCGTCGGCGGCCTGACGCCGGCCCGCCGCATCGCGCGTCGGGCGCGCGACCGCGGCGTCCCGCTCGTCCCGCACGTGTGGGGTACGGCCGTCTGTCTCGGCGCGAGCCTCCAGTTGATAGCCACGCTCGACGGCCGACCGTGGCTGGAGTTCGACCGATCCTCGAACCCGCTCCGCTCGGCGCTCGCCGTCGAGCCCTTCGCCGCGGAGGACGGTCGGGTGTCGATACCGGACGCCCCCGGACTGGGCGTCGAACTCGACGCCGAGGCGCTGGCGCGGTACCGCGCGTAG
- a CDS encoding mandelate racemase/muconate lactonizing enzyme family protein: MTRVTDVDVDLYGVPNEESLDDATQSFDELELIVVEVETDDGRGMGFTHTIGEGGSAVREFVETTLAPVLVGGPAAPRIARDRLRAATTYVGREGVSELAVSAVDIALWDALGRRLDAPLYELVGGDRSEVPAYQTHGGWLQYDADRLVENAHAAAERGFAGMKMKVGRGHAEDAERVRRVREALPDEMDLMVDANCAYTVPEARRFARHLGDVPLDWLEEPLDKGDFAGHADLRDRIDVPVALGENLFNETQFKQAMAAGAADVLQPDVTRVGGVTAWIGVADAARVWGLPVSPHYVEPIHVHLATAFDNVPYVEHHSTVLDGVTETPLEPDDGAFTPPDEPGHGTRFTGLDAYRKDG, encoded by the coding sequence GTGACGCGCGTAACCGACGTCGACGTCGACCTGTACGGCGTACCGAACGAGGAGTCGCTGGACGACGCCACCCAGTCGTTCGACGAACTCGAACTGATAGTCGTCGAGGTGGAGACCGACGACGGCCGGGGGATGGGCTTCACCCACACCATCGGCGAGGGCGGCTCGGCGGTCCGCGAGTTCGTCGAGACGACGCTCGCGCCGGTCCTCGTCGGCGGACCGGCCGCTCCCCGGATCGCCCGCGACCGGCTACGGGCGGCGACGACGTACGTCGGCCGGGAGGGCGTCTCCGAACTCGCCGTCTCCGCCGTCGACATCGCGCTGTGGGACGCGCTCGGTCGCCGCCTCGACGCCCCGCTGTACGAACTCGTCGGCGGCGACCGGAGCGAGGTGCCCGCCTACCAGACTCACGGCGGGTGGCTCCAGTACGACGCCGACCGGCTGGTCGAGAACGCCCACGCCGCCGCCGAGCGCGGCTTCGCCGGGATGAAGATGAAGGTGGGCCGCGGCCACGCCGAGGACGCAGAGCGCGTCCGCCGCGTCCGCGAGGCGTTGCCCGACGAGATGGACCTCATGGTCGACGCCAACTGCGCGTACACCGTCCCAGAGGCGCGACGGTTCGCCAGACATCTCGGCGACGTACCGCTCGACTGGCTGGAGGAACCGCTCGACAAGGGCGACTTCGCCGGCCACGCCGACCTGCGCGACCGGATCGACGTGCCGGTCGCGCTCGGCGAGAACCTGTTCAACGAGACGCAGTTCAAGCAGGCGATGGCGGCCGGGGCGGCGGACGTCCTCCAGCCGGACGTCACCCGCGTCGGCGGCGTCACCGCGTGGATCGGCGTCGCCGACGCCGCGCGCGTCTGGGGGCTCCCCGTCTCGCCGCACTACGTCGAACCGATCCACGTCCACCTGGCGACGGCGTTCGACAACGTCCCCTACGTCGAACACCACTCGACGGTGCTCGACGGGGTCACGGAGACGCCCCTCGAACCGGACGACGGGGCGTTCACGCCGCCGGACGAACCGGGGCACGGAACTCGGTTCACGGGACTCGACGCCTACCGTAAGGACGGCTGA
- a CDS encoding ABC transporter ATP-binding protein, whose translation MSESTKTTDLEAGSPPSEESVETVNVRIDGVTKVYEESGGGDVVAVDDVSIDIYDGEFLVLVGPSGCGKTTTLRTVAGLETPTAGRIVIQDEDVTGYDPRERNISMVFQNYALYPHKTVRGNMAFPLEVRNYPRDEIDRRVDETAELLSISELLDRKPGALSGGQQQRVALGRAIVREPAVFLMDEPLSNLDAKLRVQMRTELNDLHKRVGKTTIYVTHDQAEAMTLGDRVAVMNDGELQQIAPPQYMYDNPVNQFVAGFIGEPPMNFFDVTVREAGDGYVAENDVFEFRLPADLSTAVDEWDGPRDGLTLGLRPEDVHDADVATDVVGEGNTFDAYVRLVEPMGSDKFLTLTPADAPGDIEREFSARVAPDSRIEEDRVVALVANLEKVHLFDDRTGENIGL comes from the coding sequence ATGAGCGAATCAACGAAGACGACGGACCTCGAGGCGGGGAGCCCCCCGAGCGAGGAGTCCGTCGAGACTGTCAACGTCCGCATCGACGGGGTAACGAAGGTGTACGAGGAGAGCGGCGGCGGCGACGTCGTCGCCGTCGACGACGTCTCCATCGACATCTACGACGGCGAGTTCCTGGTGTTAGTCGGCCCGTCCGGCTGCGGGAAGACGACGACGTTGCGAACCGTCGCCGGGCTCGAGACCCCGACTGCGGGGCGGATCGTCATCCAGGACGAGGACGTCACCGGGTACGACCCGCGCGAACGGAACATCTCGATGGTGTTCCAGAACTACGCGCTCTACCCCCACAAGACGGTGCGGGGCAACATGGCGTTCCCGCTCGAGGTGCGAAACTACCCCCGAGACGAGATCGACCGCCGGGTCGACGAGACCGCCGAGTTACTCAGCATCTCCGAACTCCTCGATCGCAAGCCGGGGGCGCTCTCGGGCGGCCAACAGCAGCGGGTCGCGCTCGGCCGGGCGATCGTCCGCGAACCGGCCGTGTTCCTGATGGACGAACCGCTGTCGAACCTGGACGCCAAGCTGCGCGTGCAGATGCGGACCGAACTCAACGACCTGCACAAGCGGGTCGGCAAGACGACCATCTACGTCACGCACGACCAGGCGGAGGCGATGACGCTCGGCGACAGGGTCGCCGTGATGAACGACGGCGAACTCCAGCAGATCGCCCCGCCGCAGTACATGTACGACAACCCGGTGAACCAGTTCGTCGCCGGCTTCATCGGCGAACCGCCGATGAACTTCTTCGACGTGACGGTCCGGGAGGCGGGCGACGGGTACGTCGCCGAGAACGATGTCTTCGAGTTCAGACTTCCGGCTGACCTGTCGACGGCCGTCGACGAGTGGGACGGGCCGCGCGACGGGCTCACCCTCGGACTTCGCCCCGAGGACGTTCACGACGCCGACGTCGCCACCGACGTGGTCGGCGAGGGGAACACCTTCGACGCCTACGTCCGCCTCGTCGAGCCGATGGGGTCGGACAAGTTCCTGACGCTGACGCCGGCCGACGCGCCGGGCGACATCGAACGGGAGTTCTCCGCCCGCGTCGCGCCCGACAGCCGCATCGAGGAGGATCGGGTCGTCGCGCTCGTGGCGAACCTCGAGAAGGTCCACCTGTTCGACGACCGTACCGGCGAGAACATCGGTCTCTGA
- a CDS encoding carbohydrate ABC transporter permease: MSADSYERIPYSTRQRFWDFVESPLIVHAVLLMGVVTILVPITWEFLTSINSAQGVFNASYFPDTVTFNAYREVLIREGYWKAVRNSLIISTTTTLIVMVLAVPAGYAFSRFRFPFDNVIFIGVIFSRLFPPIGIIIPYYQGLSALGLLNTIPGIILAEVYLWLPLMIYIMRNFFISIPEELDESALVDGCTKFQAFTKVVLPLSKPGVAAVGILTFLYSWREFLFAFMASQDLASRPISVAVYSFVGEVNINWAQLAAASVVAILPTIFVVLFFQQYIVSGLTSGALKE; encoded by the coding sequence ATGAGCGCCGACAGCTACGAACGCATCCCGTACAGCACACGACAGCGGTTCTGGGACTTCGTCGAGAGCCCGTTGATCGTCCACGCCGTGTTACTCATGGGCGTCGTCACGATCCTCGTTCCGATCACCTGGGAGTTCCTGACGTCGATCAACTCCGCGCAGGGCGTGTTCAACGCGTCGTACTTCCCGGACACCGTCACCTTCAACGCGTACCGCGAGGTGCTCATCCGCGAGGGCTACTGGAAGGCCGTCCGGAACAGCCTCATCATCTCCACGACCACGACGCTGATCGTGATGGTGCTCGCCGTCCCGGCGGGGTACGCCTTCAGCCGGTTTCGCTTCCCCTTCGACAACGTGATCTTCATCGGCGTGATCTTCTCGCGGCTGTTCCCGCCGATCGGGATCATCATCCCGTACTACCAGGGTCTGAGCGCGCTCGGCCTGCTGAACACCATCCCGGGGATCATCCTCGCGGAGGTGTACCTCTGGTTGCCCCTGATGATCTACATCATGCGGAACTTCTTCATCTCGATCCCCGAGGAGCTAGACGAGTCCGCGCTCGTGGACGGCTGCACGAAGTTCCAGGCGTTCACGAAGGTGGTCCTCCCGCTGTCGAAGCCCGGCGTGGCCGCCGTCGGAATCCTGACGTTCCTGTACTCCTGGCGCGAGTTCCTCTTCGCGTTCATGGCGTCCCAGGACCTCGCGTCGCGGCCGATCTCGGTCGCGGTGTACAGCTTCGTCGGCGAAGTGAACATCAACTGGGCGCAGTTGGCGGCGGCGTCGGTGGTGGCCATCCTGCCGACCATCTTCGTCGTGCTGTTCTTCCAGCAGTACATCGTCAGCGGCCTGACCTCGGGGGCGCTCAAGGAATGA
- a CDS encoding carbohydrate ABC transporter permease, with the protein MSTETHVGGLRTDTDTVRGRISRFVNDHILLVLLGPGLLVIAAIFVYPVVWMFYQSLFLTAPGLQPRFAPLYNYTKMFTSPRFWDFFSNTVYYSFGSLLVSFTTGMVLALAINHVRKKWLRNSYATIILFSWALPIAVVALMWKWILVGGPYGLLNMILLDLGLIDESIAWLSNKRLALPIVTLVDAWLRMPFAMVVFLAGLQAIPQHMYDAARVDGATTFQQFRHITLPYLRPYMAIVGLISWMFAFRAFAIIFPMTHGGPGVRTTTLAIMIYREGMVKLDFGYGSAIAAFLVMVTVVLATFYVTVVLKRIEE; encoded by the coding sequence ATGTCAACAGAAACTCACGTGGGCGGGTTGCGAACGGACACAGACACCGTGCGGGGACGGATCAGCAGGTTCGTCAACGATCACATCCTGCTGGTGCTGCTGGGCCCGGGGCTGCTGGTCATCGCGGCCATCTTCGTCTACCCCGTCGTCTGGATGTTCTACCAGTCGCTGTTTCTGACGGCGCCCGGGCTGCAGCCGCGGTTCGCCCCGCTGTACAACTACACGAAGATGTTCACGTCGCCCAGGTTCTGGGATTTCTTCAGCAACACCGTCTACTACTCGTTCGGCTCGCTGCTCGTCTCGTTCACGACGGGGATGGTCCTGGCGCTCGCGATCAACCACGTCCGAAAGAAGTGGCTCAGGAACAGCTACGCGACGATCATCCTCTTCTCGTGGGCGCTGCCGATCGCGGTCGTCGCGCTCATGTGGAAGTGGATCCTCGTGGGCGGGCCGTACGGGCTGTTGAACATGATCCTGCTCGATCTCGGGTTGATCGACGAGAGCATCGCGTGGCTCTCGAATAAGCGGCTGGCGCTGCCGATCGTGACCCTGGTGGACGCCTGGCTCCGCATGCCGTTCGCGATGGTCGTGTTCCTGGCCGGACTGCAGGCGATCCCCCAGCACATGTACGACGCGGCGCGGGTCGACGGCGCGACCACCTTCCAGCAGTTCCGCCACATCACGCTCCCGTACCTCCGCCCGTACATGGCCATCGTCGGGCTCATCAGCTGGATGTTCGCCTTCCGCGCGTTCGCGATCATCTTCCCGATGACCCACGGGGGCCCCGGCGTGCGGACGACGACGCTCGCGATCATGATCTACCGCGAGGGGATGGTCAAACTCGACTTCGGGTACGGGTCGGCGATCGCGGCGTTCCTCGTCATGGTCACCGTCGTCCTGGCGACGTTCTACGTGACCGTCGTCCTCAAGCGCATCGAAGAGTGA
- a CDS encoding ABC transporter substrate-binding protein: MPSRGNRHVDRRAFLKYLAASGSTAAIAGCMGGGGSGGSGGGNGSGGASSDFASEVGKLDFGSNWKKRRMATLEEWPYEKRKQIPTDGKGAAATTAKAWLDSESVKSSTWTPPEGWKDTAASEVDKIQVLNYGDMQFDPATAALDAMFEAKTGIAVERLQIVVDQAIPKMAATLSSKKGTPHLLQSTTDTSMTTYAQNGWLEPTDFLMPNEEMWEPLIPLARNTFNWNDHLWGAPGNNEGMPVHVRVDLLKEQGVSQGVVDRIAGGKSTWDDLETVMKAFEGTDVFGWSYRGSSLTYTERDFRVHWYQTGGQYVQDDGTVKVNGPGAQLALSKMIEWKDKGWVPDGVTTYTQGDLADGFLAGQFAMVPVATDLFADAAAKYKLNEQYVLAPPFKGTDGPAPARHTWGGGPVLATNKFAPTPEKVAGALLQDARYSLEAGWWEYVVESNMAYPKAAFEQATQTDAVPFSKVRQRTMEVAKNEVFPQQRAIMQRVSEELQVALAGDKSAKKALDDAQNFVDTVLGR, translated from the coding sequence ATGCCATCTCGTGGCAATAGACATGTCGATCGTCGTGCTTTTCTGAAATACCTCGCCGCTAGCGGCTCGACCGCGGCCATCGCCGGCTGTATGGGCGGTGGCGGCTCGGGCGGCTCCGGCGGCGGTAATGGCTCGGGCGGCGCGAGCAGCGACTTCGCCAGCGAGGTCGGAAAGCTCGACTTCGGCTCGAACTGGAAGAAGCGACGGATGGCCACGCTGGAGGAGTGGCCCTACGAGAAGCGCAAGCAGATCCCGACCGACGGGAAGGGAGCGGCCGCGACTACCGCGAAGGCCTGGCTCGACTCCGAGTCCGTCAAGAGTTCGACCTGGACGCCCCCCGAGGGCTGGAAGGACACCGCCGCGAGCGAGGTGGACAAGATCCAGGTCCTCAACTACGGCGACATGCAGTTCGACCCGGCGACGGCCGCGCTCGACGCGATGTTCGAGGCAAAGACGGGGATCGCGGTCGAGCGCCTCCAGATCGTCGTCGACCAGGCCATCCCGAAGATGGCCGCGACGCTCTCCTCGAAGAAGGGCACGCCGCACCTGCTCCAGTCGACGACCGACACGTCGATGACGACGTACGCCCAGAACGGGTGGCTCGAACCGACCGACTTCCTGATGCCGAACGAGGAGATGTGGGAGCCCCTCATCCCGCTGGCCCGGAACACGTTCAACTGGAACGACCACCTCTGGGGCGCGCCGGGGAACAACGAGGGGATGCCCGTCCACGTTCGGGTCGACCTGCTGAAGGAGCAGGGCGTCTCACAGGGGGTCGTCGACAGGATCGCGGGGGGTAAGAGCACCTGGGACGACCTCGAGACGGTCATGAAGGCGTTCGAGGGGACGGACGTCTTCGGCTGGTCGTACCGCGGTTCCTCGCTGACCTACACCGAGCGCGACTTCCGCGTCCACTGGTACCAGACCGGCGGCCAGTACGTCCAGGACGACGGCACCGTGAAGGTGAACGGTCCGGGGGCCCAGCTCGCGCTGAGCAAGATGATCGAGTGGAAGGACAAGGGCTGGGTCCCGGACGGGGTCACCACCTACACGCAGGGCGACCTCGCGGACGGGTTCCTGGCCGGGCAGTTCGCGATGGTCCCGGTCGCGACCGACCTGTTCGCCGACGCCGCGGCCAAGTACAAACTCAACGAGCAGTACGTCCTGGCACCGCCGTTCAAGGGCACCGACGGACCGGCACCGGCGCGGCACACGTGGGGCGGCGGCCCCGTGCTGGCGACGAACAAGTTCGCGCCGACCCCCGAGAAGGTCGCCGGGGCGCTCCTGCAGGACGCCCGGTACTCGCTCGAGGCGGGCTGGTGGGAGTACGTCGTCGAGAGCAACATGGCGTACCCGAAGGCGGCGTTCGAACAGGCCACCCAGACGGACGCGGTGCCCTTCTCGAAGGTCCGCCAGCGGACGATGGAGGTCGCGAAGAACGAGGTGTTCCCGCAGCAGCGCGCCATCATGCAGCGCGTGAGCGAGGAACTCCAGGTCGCTCTCGCCGGGGACAAGTCCGCCAAGAAGGCCCTCGACGACGCCCAGAACTTCGTCGACACCGTGCTCGGCCGGTGA
- a CDS encoding MFS transporter, with product MAAGFNCYLIAPASVIPLLVDAFGIDKPTAGLSIGVFFLSWGVAGLPGGWLMDRHDNRRLALAGTAVFVAASVATAYAPTYDVFLLARLVGGATGAFLWTANANIVSRVFPESKLALGTSLFVAAGPTGQAIAQFLGPVLAETAGWRSVFLVYPVLAVVGVPVLYAAVPDPIRSDEHVSLARFARTLRNPTILAVSLASACSFALFVFFNSWMPTYATEVLSIDLAAAGAATALVPFAGVLARPGGGWLSDRIDGRRRPVIVSSFLLSLPVIVGVTLASSAVWFAVVMAFAGASVQLAIGVYYVYASELAAPGTRGTCLAMVTSVSTMGALAAPVVGGWLIEGISWTAGYGFAALLALVGIGFTVAAPES from the coding sequence ATGGCCGCCGGTTTCAACTGCTATCTCATCGCTCCGGCGAGCGTCATCCCGCTCCTCGTCGACGCCTTCGGTATCGACAAGCCGACCGCCGGGCTGAGCATCGGCGTCTTCTTTCTGAGCTGGGGCGTCGCGGGACTGCCCGGCGGGTGGCTCATGGATCGGCACGACAACCGTAGACTGGCGCTCGCCGGTACCGCCGTCTTCGTCGCCGCCAGCGTCGCCACCGCCTACGCGCCGACCTACGACGTCTTCCTCCTCGCCAGACTGGTCGGCGGGGCGACCGGGGCCTTCCTGTGGACGGCGAACGCGAACATCGTCAGCCGGGTGTTCCCCGAGTCGAAACTCGCCCTCGGAACCAGCCTGTTCGTCGCGGCCGGTCCCACGGGGCAGGCCATCGCTCAGTTCCTCGGCCCGGTGCTGGCCGAAACCGCAGGGTGGCGGTCGGTCTTTCTCGTCTATCCCGTGCTGGCCGTCGTCGGCGTGCCGGTGCTCTACGCGGCCGTCCCCGACCCGATTCGGAGCGACGAGCACGTCTCTCTCGCCCGGTTCGCGAGGACGCTCCGGAACCCGACGATCCTGGCCGTCTCGCTCGCGTCCGCCTGTTCGTTCGCGCTGTTCGTCTTCTTCAACTCGTGGATGCCGACGTACGCGACGGAGGTGCTCTCGATCGATCTCGCGGCCGCGGGCGCGGCGACGGCGCTCGTCCCCTTCGCCGGCGTCCTCGCCCGACCGGGGGGCGGCTGGCTCTCCGACCGAATCGACGGCCGGCGGCGTCCGGTCATCGTCTCTTCCTTCCTGCTCTCGCTGCCCGTCATCGTCGGCGTCACCCTCGCCTCCTCGGCGGTATGGTTCGCCGTCGTCATGGCGTTCGCAGGCGCGAGCGTCCAGTTGGCCATCGGCGTCTACTACGTCTACGCGAGCGAACTCGCCGCCCCCGGCACCCGCGGAACGTGTCTGGCGATGGTCACGTCCGTCTCGACGATGGGGGCGCTCGCTGCCCCCGTGGTCGGCGGATGGCTCATCGAAGGTATCTCGTGGACCGCCGGGTACGGGTTCGCCGCCCTCCTCGCCCTCGTCGGTATCGGGTTCACGGTCGCGGCTCCCGAGTCGTGA
- a CDS encoding fumarylacetoacetate hydrolase family protein produces MRYARFRDPAGAVRRGVWTDDGIEFGGDTYDPDEVDMLPPCEPTKVVCIGLNYADHAAETNSEIPDRPLLFLKGPNTYAAHGDTVTLPAGKERVDWEAELGVVIGEQCRNVRAEDAMDVVEGFTCLDDISNRDDQRIEQNWVRGKAFDGAAPMGPVVADPEHVPEDARITLRVNGETKQDSSRDQLIFSVPELIEEITAYMTLEAGDVVSTGTPDGVGPLSDGDEVEVEIEGVGVLRHSVAR; encoded by the coding sequence ATGCGTTACGCACGATTCCGCGACCCGGCGGGTGCCGTACGCCGGGGCGTCTGGACCGACGACGGCATCGAGTTCGGCGGCGACACCTACGACCCCGACGAGGTCGACATGCTCCCGCCCTGTGAACCGACGAAGGTCGTCTGCATCGGGCTGAACTACGCCGACCACGCGGCGGAGACGAACAGCGAAATCCCCGACCGACCGCTGCTCTTCCTGAAGGGACCGAACACCTACGCGGCCCACGGCGACACCGTCACGCTCCCGGCCGGCAAGGAACGCGTCGACTGGGAGGCCGAACTCGGCGTCGTCATCGGCGAGCAGTGTCGCAACGTCAGGGCGGAGGACGCGATGGACGTCGTCGAGGGGTTCACCTGCCTCGACGACATCTCGAACCGCGACGACCAGCGGATCGAGCAGAACTGGGTCCGCGGGAAGGCCTTCGACGGGGCCGCGCCGATGGGACCCGTCGTCGCCGACCCCGAACACGTCCCCGAGGACGCCCGCATCACCCTGCGGGTCAACGGCGAGACGAAGCAGGACTCCTCGCGCGATCAGCTCATCTTCTCGGTTCCGGAACTCATCGAGGAGATCACCGCCTACATGACCCTCGAGGCGGGCGACGTCGTCTCGACGGGGACGCCCGACGGCGTCGGCCCCCTGTCGGACGGCGACGAGGTCGAGGTCGAGATCGAGGGCGTCGGCGTCCTCCGGCACTCGGTCGCCCGGTAA
- a CDS encoding Gfo/Idh/MocA family protein, protein MTYRAGIIGAGGIAGLGVLGLHDEEDIGKEKFPESHAGGYDATDGIELVAVADVDEEKLHTFGEAWEIPPERRYVGHEAMLETEDLDVVSVCTPSFLHHRHVVDAARSAAAPDVVWCEKPIASGVREANEMCEVCEETDTELVVNHSFRFTDKLQLLRDHVRDGLVGEVKAVTAQFRRELLRNSTHLVDTLIYLLDARPVRVSGYVNGENDAVTALEGDREVDDAGGGGFVVMDDGTFVSIDCTVARDISSMTFQFVGTEGKLYLNNDDGEWRYWTLEDGTHVEEPIPGIEDAWRWDEDYRGSFANAAQHVVDLLDGLVENHSTGEEATRSAEVIAGFYISHHTGGHVSVPFDRPLRDVTITSW, encoded by the coding sequence ATGACTTACCGAGCGGGTATCATCGGCGCGGGTGGCATCGCTGGCCTGGGCGTCCTCGGTCTCCACGACGAGGAGGACATCGGGAAGGAGAAGTTCCCCGAGAGCCACGCGGGCGGGTACGACGCGACCGACGGCATCGAACTGGTCGCCGTCGCCGACGTCGACGAGGAGAAACTGCACACCTTCGGGGAGGCGTGGGAGATCCCCCCAGAGCGGCGGTACGTCGGCCACGAGGCGATGCTGGAGACCGAGGACCTCGACGTCGTCTCGGTCTGTACGCCGTCGTTCCTCCACCACCGACACGTCGTCGACGCGGCGCGGTCGGCGGCGGCCCCCGACGTCGTCTGGTGTGAGAAACCCATCGCCTCCGGCGTGCGCGAGGCGAACGAGATGTGCGAGGTGTGTGAGGAGACGGACACCGAACTCGTCGTCAACCACTCGTTCCGCTTTACGGACAAACTCCAGCTCCTCCGCGATCACGTCCGGGACGGCCTGGTCGGCGAGGTGAAGGCCGTCACTGCGCAGTTCCGCCGCGAACTGCTCCGGAACTCGACGCACCTCGTCGACACGCTGATCTACCTGCTCGACGCCCGACCGGTCCGGGTCAGCGGCTACGTCAACGGGGAGAACGACGCCGTCACCGCGCTGGAGGGCGACCGCGAGGTCGACGACGCCGGCGGCGGCGGGTTCGTCGTCATGGACGACGGCACGTTCGTCTCCATCGACTGCACCGTCGCCCGCGACATCTCGTCGATGACGTTCCAGTTCGTCGGCACCGAGGGGAAACTCTACCTCAACAACGACGACGGCGAGTGGCGCTACTGGACGCTCGAGGACGGTACGCACGTCGAGGAGCCGATTCCGGGCATCGAGGACGCGTGGCGCTGGGACGAGGACTACCGCGGGTCGTTCGCCAACGCCGCCCAGCACGTCGTGGACCTGCTCGACGGTCTGGTCGAGAACCACTCGACCGGCGAGGAGGCGACCCGGTCGGCCGAGGTCATCGCGGGCTTCTACATCTCTCACCACACCGGCGGTCACGTCTCGGTGCCCTTCGACCGGCCGCTCCGGGACGTGACGATCACCTCGTGGTGA